The window NNNNNNNNNNNNNNNNNNNNNNNNNNNNNNNNNNNNNNNNNNNNNNNNNNNNNNNNNNNNNNNNNNNNNNNNNNNNNNNNNNNNNNNNNNNNNNNNNNNNNNNNNNNNNNNNNNNNNNNNNNNNNNNNNNNNNNNNNNNNNNNNNNNNNNNNNNNNNNNNNNNNNNNNNNNNNNNNNNNNNNNNNNNNNNNNNNNNNNNNNNNNNNNNNNNNNNNNNNNNNNNNNNNNNNNNNNNNNNNNNNNNNNNNNNNNNNNNNNNNNNNNNNNNNNNNNNNNNNNNNNNNNNNNNNNNNNNNNNNNNNNNNNNNNNNNNNNNNNNNNNNNNNNNNNNNNNNNNNNNNNNNNNNNNNNNNNNNNNNNNNNNNNNNNNNNNNNNNNNNNNNNNNNNNNNNNNNNNNNNNNNNNNNNNNNNNNNNNNNNNNNNNNNNNNNNNNNNNNNNNNNNNNNNNNNNNNNNNNNNNNNNNNNNNNNNNNNNNNNNNNNNNNNNNNNNNNNNNNNNNNNNNNNNNNNNNNNNNNNNNNNNNNNNNNNNNNNNNNNNNNNNNNNNNNNNNNNNNNNNNNNNNNNNNNNNNNNNNNNNNNNNNNNNNNNNNNNNNNNNNNNNNNNNNNNNNNNNNNNNNNNNNNNNNNNNNNNNNNNNNNNNNNNNNNNNNNNNNNNNNNNNNNNNNNNNNNNNNNNNNNNNNNNNNNNNNNNNNNNNNNNNNNNNNNNNNNNNNNNNNNNNNNNNNNNNNNNNNNNNNNNNNNNNNNNNNNNNNNNNNNNNNNNNNNNNNNNNNNNNNNNNNNNNNNNNNNNNNNNNNNNNNNNNNNNNNNNNNNNNNNNNNNNNNNNNNNNNNNNNNNNNNNNNNNNNNNNNNNNNNNNNNNNNNNNNNNNNNNNNNNNNNNNNNNNNNNNNNNNNNNNNNNNNNNNNNNNNNNNNNNNNNNNNNNNNNNNNNNNNNNNNNNNNNNNNNNNNNNNNNNNNNNNNNNNNNNNNNNNNNNNNNNNNNNNNNNNNNNNNNNNNNNNNNNNNNNNNNNNNNNNNNNNNNNNNNNNNNNNNNNNNNNNNNNNNNNNNNNNNNNNNNNNNNNNNNNNNNNNNNNNNNNNNNNNNNNNNNNNNNNNNNNNNNNNNNNNNNNNNNNNNNNNNNNNNNNNNNNNNNNNNNNNNNNNNNNNNNNNNNNNNNNNNNNNNNNNNNNNNNNNNNNNNNNNNNNNNNNNNNNNNNNNNNNNNNNNNNNNNNNNNNNNNNNNNNNNNNNNNNNNNNNNNNNNNNNNNNNNNNNNNNNNNNNNNNNNNNNNNNNNNNNNNNNNNNNNNNNNNNNNNNNNNNNNNNNNNNNNNNNNNNNNNNNNNNNNNNNNNNNNNNNNNNNNNNNNNNNNNNNNNNNNNNNNNNNNNNNNNNNNNNNNNNNNNNNNNNNNNNNNNNNNNNNNNNNNNNNNNNNNNNNNNNNNNNNNNNNNNNNNNNNNNNNNNNNNNNNNNNNNNNNNNNNNNNNNNNNNNNNNNNNNNNNNNNNNNNNNNNNNNNNNNNNNNNNNNNNNNNNNNNNNNNNNNNNNNNNNNNNNNNNNNNNNNNNNNNNNNNNNNNNNNNNNNNNNNNNNNNNNNNNNNNNNNNNNNNNNNNNNNNNNNNNNNNNNNNNNNNNNNNNNNNNNNNNNNNNNNNNNNNNNNNNNNNNNNNNNNNNNNNNNNNNNNNNNNNNNNNNNNNNNNNNNNNNNNNNNNNNNNNNNNNNNNNNNNNNNNNNNNNNNNNNNNNNNNNNNNNNNNNNNNNNNNNNNNNNNNNNNNNNNNNNNNNNNNNNNNNNNNNNNNNNNNNNNNNNNNNNNNNNNNNNNNNNNNNNNNNNNNNNNNNNNNNNNNNNNNNNNNNNNNNNNNNNNNNNNNNNNNNNNNNNNNNNNNNNNNNNNNNNNNNNNNNNNNNNNNNNNNNNNNNNNNNNNNNNNNNNNNNNNNNNNNNNNNNNNNNNNNNNNNNNNNNNNNNNNNNNNNNNNNNNNNNNNNNNNNNNNNNNNNNNNNNNNNNNNNNNNNNNNNNNNNNNNNNNNNNNNNNNNNNNNNNNNNNNNNNNNNNNNNNNNNNNNNNNNNNNNNNNNNNNNNNNNNNNNNNNNNNNNNNNNNNNNNNNNNNNNNNNNNNNNNNNNNNNNNNNNNNNNNNNNNNNNNNNNNNNNNNNNNNNNNNNNNNNNNNNNNNNNNNNNNNNNNNNNNNNNNNNNNNNNNNNNNNNNNNNNNNNNNNNNNNNNNNNNNNNNNNNNNNNNNNNNNNNNNNNNNNNNNNNNNNNNNNNNNNNNNNNNNNNNNNNNNNNNNNNNNNNNNNNNNNNNNNNNNNNNNNNNNNNNNNNNNNNNNNNNNNNNNNNNNNNNNNNNNNNNNNNNNNNNNNNNNNNNNNNNNNNNNNNNNNNNNNNNNNNNNNNNNNNNNNNNNNNNNNNNNNNNNNNNNNNNNNNNNNNNNNNNNNNNNNNNNNNNNNNNNNNNNNNNNNNNNNNNNNNNNNNNNNNNNNNNNNNNNNNNNNNNNNNNNNNNNNNNNNNNNNNNNNNNNNNNNNNNNNNNNNNNNNNNNNNNNNNNNNNNNNNNNNNNNNNNNNNNNNNNNNNNNNNNNNNNNNNNNNNNNNNNNNNNNNNNNNNNNNNNNNNNNNNNNNNNNNNNNNNNNNNNNNNNNNNNNNNNNNNNNNNNNNNNNNNNNNNNNNNNNNNNNNNNNNNNNNNNNNNNNNNNNNNNNNNNNNNNNNNNNNNNNNNNNNNNNNNNNNNNNNNNNNNNNNNNNNNNNNNNNNNNNNNNNNNNNNNNNNNNNNNNNNNNNNNNNNNNNNNNNNNNNNNNNNNNNNNNNNNNNNNNNNNNNNNNNNNNNNNNNNNNNNNNNNNNNNNNNNNNNNNNNNNNNNNNNNNNNNNNNNNNNNNNNNNNNNNNNNNNNNNNNNNNNNNNNNNNNNNNNNNNNNNNNNNNNNNNNNNNNNNNNNNNNNNNNNNNNNNNNNNNNNNNNNNNNNNNNNNNNNNNNNNNNNNNNNNNNNNNNNNNNNNNNNNNNNNNNNNNNNNNNNNNNNNNNNNNNNNNNNNNNNNNNNNNNNNNNNNNNNNNNNNNNNNNNNNNNNNNNNNNNNNNNNNNNNNNNNNNNNNNNNNNNNNNNNNNNNNNNNNNNNNNNNNNNNNNNNNNNNNNNNNNNNNNNNNNNNNNNNNNNNNNNNNNNNNNNNNNNNNNNNNNNNNNNNNNNNNNNNNNNNNNNNNNNNNNNNNNNNNNNNNNNNNNNNNNNNNNNNNNNNNNNNNNNNNNNNNNNNNNNNNNNNNNNNNNNNNNNNNNNNNNNNNNNNNNNNNNNNNNNNNNNNNNNNNNNNNNNNNNNNNNNNNNNNNNNNNNNNNNNNNNNNNNNNNNNNNNNNNNNNNNNNNNNNNNNNNNNNNNNNNNNNNNNNNNNNNNNNNNNNNNNNNNNNNNNNNNNNNNNNNNNNNNNNNNNNNNNNNNNNNNNNNNNNNNNNNNNNNNNNNNNNNNNNNNNNNNNNNNNNNNNNNNNNNNNNNNNNNNNNNNNNNNNNNNNNNNNNNNNNNNNNNNNNNNNNNNNNNNNNNNNNNNNNNNNNNNNNNNNNNNNNNNNNNNNNNNNNNNNNNNNNNNNNNNNNNNNNNNNNNNNNNNNNNNNNNNNNNNNNNNNNNNNNNNNNNNNNNNNNNNNNNNNNNNNNNNNNNNNNNNNNNNNNNNNNNNNNNNNNNNNNNNNNNNNNNNNNNNNNNNNNNNNNNNNNNNNNNNNNNNNNNNNNNNNNNNNNNNNNNNNNNNNNNNNNNNNNNNNNNNNNNNNNNNNNNNNNNNNNNNNNNNNNNNNNNNNNNNNNNNNNNNNNNNNNNNNNNNNNNNNNNNNNNNNNNNNNNNNNNNNNNNNNNNNNNNNNNNNNNNNNNNNNNNNNNNNNNNNNNNNNNNNNNNNNNNNNNNNNNNNNNNNNNNNNNNNNNNNNNNNNNNNNNNNNNNNNNNNNNNNNNNNNNNNNNNNNNNNNNNNNNNNNNNNNNNNNNNNNNNNNNNNNNNNNNNNNNNNNNNNNNNNNNNNNNNNNNNNNNNNNNNNNNNNNNNNNNNNNNNNNNNNNNNNNNNNNNNNNNNNNNNNNNNNNNNNNNNNNNNNNNNNNNNNNNNNNNNNNNNNNNNNNNNNNNNNNNNNNNNNNNNNNNNNNNNNNNNNNNNNNNNNNNNNNNNNNNNNNNNNNNNNNNNNNNNNNNNNNNNNNNNNNNNNNNNNNNNNNNNNNNNNNNNNNNNNNNNNNNNNNNNNNNNNNNNNNNNNNNNNNNNNNNNNNNNNNNNNNNNNNNNNNNNNNNNNNNNNNNNNNNNNNNNNNNNNNNNNNNNNNNNNNNNNNNNNNNNNNNNNNNNNNNNNNNNNNNNNNNNNNNNNNNNNNNNNNNNNNNNNNNNNNNNNNNNNNNNNNNNNNNNNNNNNNNNNNNNNNNNNNNNNNNNNNNNNNNNNNNNNNNNNNNNNNNNNNNNNNNNNNNNNNNNNNNNNNNNNNNNNNNNNNNNNNNNNNNNNNNNNNNNNNNNNNNNNNNNNNNNNNNNNNNNNNNNNNNNNNNNNNNNNNNNNNNNNNNNNNNNNNNNNNNNNNNNNNNNNNNNNNNNNNNNNNNNNNNNNNNNNNNNNNNNNNNNNNNNNNNNNNNNNNNNNNNNNNNNNNNNNNNNNNNNNNNNNNNNNNNNNNNNNNNNNNNNNNNNNNNNNNNNNNNNNNNNNNNNNNNNNNNNNNNNNNNNNNNNNNNNNNNNNNNNNNNNNNNNNNNNNNNNNNNNNNNNNNNNNNNNNNNNNNNNNNNNNNNNNNNNNNNNNNNNNNNNNNNNNNNNNNNNNNNNNNNNNNNNNNNNNNNNNNNNNNNNNNNNNNNNNNNNNNNNNNNNNNNNNNNNNNNNNNNNNNNNNNNNNNNNNNNNNNNNNNNNNNNNNNNNNNNNNNNNNNNNNNNNNNNNNNNNNNNNNNNNNNNNNNNNNNNNNNNNNNNNNNNNNNNNNNNNNNNNNNNNNNNNNNNNNNNNNNNNNNNNNNNNNNNNNNNNNNNNNNNNNNNNNNNNNNNNNNNNNNNNNNNNNNNNNNNNNNNNNNNNNNNNNNNNNNNNNNNNNNNNNNNNNNNNNNNNNNNNNNNNNNNNNNNNNNNNNNNNNNNNNNNNNNNNNNNNNNNNNNNNNNNNNNNNNNNNNNNNNNNNNNNNNNNNNNNNNNNNNNNNNNNNNNNNNNNNNNNNNNNNNNNNNNNNNNNNNNNNNNNNNNNNNNNNNNNNNNNNNNNNNNNNNNNNNNNNNNNNNNNNNNNNNNNNNNNNNNNNNNNNNNNNNNNNNNNNNNNNNNNNNNNNNNNNNNNNNNNNNNNNNNNNNNNNNNNNNNNNNNNNNNNNNNNNNNNNNNNNNNNNNNNNNNNNNNNNNNNNNNNNNNNNNNNNNNNNNtctcttgtattctgttagtgatgcttgcatctatgtttcctgacttcttacctaagatttttAATTCCCGAGttctctctttttgtgatttctgtattgtttcgatttccatttttaggtcctggatggttttattcaattccttcacctgtttgtttgtgttttcctgcaattccttaagggatttttgagtttgctgttttagggcttctacttgtttacttgtgatctcctgtatttctttatgggattttttgtttcctctttaagggcttgtacctctttacctgtattctcctgtatttcNNNNNNNNNNNNNNNNNNNNNNNNNNNNNNNNNNNNNNNNNNNNNNNNNNNNNNNNNNNNNNNNNNNNNNNNNNNNNNNNNNNNNNNNNNNNNNNNNNNNNNNNNNNNNNNttcttaagttcctctatcagcattgtgagatataattttagatccaattcttgcttttccagtgttttagaatatccaggacttgctgctgtgggagtactaggttctgatgaagccaagtagtcttggtttctgttggtaggattcttgcgtttgtctttcgccatctcttgatgaTGTCAgttgttcttagtgtctctgactagagcttgtcctgtccctgccgccctgcaagtcccctgggactcgtggggcctgtgcttcccggctggctgctccagtcttagaaactcaccagagagaaaatggcggctctcacctgagtctctgggttaaggcgctccctggaggtaggccctccacttgcagggaaggggcagagaaggacgctgatccacctctctcactcagaagctgagaggatcctgtccctgccgtcctgcagctcccctgggactcgtggggcctattagttattttttaattatgcgTACTTTTACTgttggaggggaggggtggtATCCATGATGCATGAGTGCAAGTCCTGGCCtaaaccagaagaggacatcagatctcctagaactggagttacaggtggtcttGAGCTGCTCCACATGGGTACTGTGAACTAAATCCAGATCCTTGGCAAAAGGAGTATGAATCCtttactgctaagccatctcttcagcccctaaatttatttatttattctgtctgtgtgcatgcacatacatgtcatGGCACATATatagaggtcaaaagacaacttgcagaagttgtGTCTCTCTTTACACCACGTGTGTGCTAGAACTCAAAATCTAGTCATCAGTCTTGGCAGAAAAGGCCTTTGCATactgagtcatcttaccagcATAATACCTAgggtttttgtggggtttttttcttttgttttgtttttgtttggggtatcttgagacagagtctctactTAGCTCTGGTTGTTGTAGAACTATCTGTGTAGAACAGACTGTAAGTTCAAACTCACTAACATCTGCcaatctctgccttccaagtgctgggattaaaggcatgtgccacaatgcccagctAATACCTTaggttttaacaaaataaattagcATTATTTGGCAGAACCCTCCTGAGATGAATTTGTGctgtgtttttctctccttttgggtAATCCCCGCAGTcctatggaaagagaaaaccaaacagGAGACAGAAACTTTCTCCTCCTGGGATTCACAGAAGACTCTGACCTGCAGTCCTTCTTCTTTGGGTTGCTTCTTTCTATGTACCTGATCACTGTCACAGGTAACCTGCTCATCATCGTAGCCATCATATCAGACCCCCACCTGCACAtgcccatgtacttcttcctctgcAACCTGTCCATAGCTGACATCGGCTTCACTTCCACCACCATCCCAAAGGCTCTGCAGAATATCCATACACAAAGCAAATTCATCTCTTTCACAGGTTGCatcacacagattttttttttcattatgtttgGATGCCTGGACAATTTACTCCTAACAatgatggcctatgaccgcttTATGGCCATCTGCCATCCCTTGCACTATGTGGTCATCATGAATTCTTGCTTCTGTGTGATGCTGGCTCTTGGATCATGGATAGTCAGTGTCATGAGTTCCCTGCCTGAGACCTTGACTGTATTAAGGCTATCCTTCTGTACAAACATGGAAATTCCACACTTCTTCTGTGATCTTCCTGAAGTCCTGAAGCTTGCCTGTTCTGACACCCTTGTTAATAACATTGTGATATATTCTATAACTATAGTCATAGCTGGTTTCCCATTCTCTGGGATTCTATTGTCATATTCTCGGATTTTCTCCTCCATCTTAAGAATTCCTTCAACTGGGGGCAAGTACAAAGCCTTTTCTACTTGTGGGTCTCATCTCTTGGTGGTCTTCTTGTTCTATAGCAATGGTCTTGGGGTCTACCTTAGCTCTGCAGCCACATCATCTTCTAGAATGAGTCTCATTGCCTCATTAATGTACAGCACAGTCACTCCCATGCTGAACCCCTTCATCTACAGTCTGAGGAACAAGGACATGCAGAATGCCTTGGGAAAACTCCTCAGAAAAATCATGCTTCTTGGTAAAGGGACCAAAGCAGGACTCCCATAAGAAGAAATCtagtgaaattagaaaatatacatCCCATCATATAATGTACTGGCTACATTTTTCCCAAAATAAgatttgtgttgttttttatttattttttgagaatttcatacatatatacatacatacaaatatgatCATATATGAAAGGTCTCAGAGTTTAAAAGAGACACTGGGACAAATCATTAGAGTTAAGTAGATTATTAGAAGAGTTACTGACATCGTGGACAGACAGACTATAGAAAAACAGCATGACTCTGAAAAGAGCACAAGCCCTAGTACCAGAGACAGACAGCATGGCAGTAGCTCTGACAAGTTGTTATGGCCCATGTTGCAAATTCTAGCTCCTTTAATACAACTCCCTGAGAGAGAGAGGTAACTCTCTAATAAAGGATATGCTCACAGTACAGTCTGCATCCAGGCTTTCTGATTCCCAGGCAGAAGACAGGGGAAAAGTTAGAGAGCAAGGCATGTGGCCAGCCACTAGTACCTCTTCTGATGTGAAATTTCCAGGTAGGTTTCTACCTGGAAATCTGTTAGCTCATAATTCATAGCAAATGCCCTCAGTAGAGTGTCTTCTAGCATCTGTAAGAGAAAAGGGCTCCTTCAGGTATTGCGACCTTAAGCAACAATCTAGTATAGATTCTGAAACTATATTCCTataatattcacacacacacacacacacacacacacacacacacacacaccttttattaTTCAAACTTTCCTCCAATCCCCCATCAATGTGACCTGCTCCCAGTATCATCTccgtttcttcttttttcctcaatAGCCCACTAAGTCAAATTAGTGCTGCCAGTATGTGCACTGATGTGAGACCATACATAGGAACATGGACAACCTACCAGCAATCACATGCCTGAAGAAGAGTGGCTCTCTTGCCCCCAATAGCCAACAACTCCCAAAGTTCCTTAGTTAGGGGTGAGTCTTCATGATTCCCTTTCCCCTCCACACTGGAACACATATGTAGAAATACATGAATCATGGATGGGGCAACAGGATTCCTCCAGAATTACCAGCTTTGTAATGACAAATCCCAATGATAATGAGTTTTATTAAATCTCATACAAAGCATTCAAAagaatgataataaaaatgtttagtaAATCAAAGAGGATGCTTAGAAACTCCTAAATTAATTTAGAGAAAATGTAAATAGAGCTAAGTGACACAAGAGATCCAATACAGAATGTAAAGAGGGACTTAATAAGGAGAAATTTGGAGGAAATATGAATGAGTGAAGcagaagagagactgagaaatgGAAGATAAGGTAGATGAATTGAAGCCTTCAAACTATAAAACTAAATATGAAAGTATGACCAAAAGCTAAAGGATCTAAGAGACATCACTAAAAAACCAAATTTATAGTAAGatgacacatgtgtgtgtatgtgtgtatacatatgtatgtgtgtacaaatgtgtgtatacatatgtatgtgtgtacatatgtgtgtgcactcatgcaaatatgtggaagccagaagttaatgttgtcttcctcagtctcattttttgagacatgctctctctctctctctctctctctctctctctctctctctctctctctctctctctctctcatttaacCTGGGTCTTGCTAATTTGTCTAAAGTGGCTGGCTACCATCCTTGGATgttcttctatttctgttttctcagtaCTGGGATTGTATGTCCATGCATCCAACTTTTTAATATGAGTCCAGTATATTGACCTCCCCTCCTCATGCTTTCATGACAATAACCTTATAGATTGAGACACTTCCACTAGGGAAATAAATGGCCATCCATCTACAGGAGCCATTCTGAATGCTAAGCAGACAAGATCAGAAAGTTATTGCCccacataaaaacattaaatacacTAAGtacccaaaaaagaaaagaaaaactattgaaAGCAGGGGCTAGTGGTTGTTGCAACTCCTGAGCACATGGGCATCCTGGGAGCCATGGTAGGGTTTAGCCATCTGGTAATGTTATCATAGGGAAAATAATCACTCAAAAGAATTCACTGAGCCTTGCTGTTCCTATTTTCTGAAAAGGTTTAAACAATTCTCTTTttccattgatttatttattaactcATTTTACATCCCTATTGCAgcaccccttccctcctctctccccacttctcgCCTCCCATTCCCACCCTCAGAAACCCTCTCCCCATTAGTAAACAATTCTTGAGTTGGTCACAAGTCCTAACTATATTctccttatttttatattcacaGTAGGTGTAGTTCTCACACAttatcaaggaaacttctttttgcaacaaACAGGGACCattgcagaaaaccacaaccaatc is drawn from Mastomys coucha isolate ucsf_1 unplaced genomic scaffold, UCSF_Mcou_1 pScaffold4, whole genome shotgun sequence and contains these coding sequences:
- the LOC116076042 gene encoding olfactory receptor 7C2-like, which gives rise to MERENQTGDRNFLLLGFTEDSDLQSFFFGLLLSMYLITVTGNLLIIVAIISDPHLHMPMYFFLCNLSIADIGFTSTTIPKALQNIHTQSKFISFTGCITQIFFFIMFGCLDNLLLTMMAYDRFMAICHPLHYVVIMNSCFCVMLALGSWIVSVMSSLPETLTVLRLSFCTNMEIPHFFCDLPEVLKLACSDTLVNNIVIYSITIVIAGFPFSGILLSYSRIFSSILRIPSTGGKYKAFSTCGSHLLVVFLFYSNGLGVYLSSAATSSSRMSLIASLMYSTVTPMLNPFIYSLRNKDMQNALGKLLRKIMLLGKGTKAGLP